The Sinomicrobium kalidii region CAGAGTATCGCCAGGAAATATCAGGTGAGTCCGTCAGATATCATGCGGTTAAACCCGGAAGTGAAGAACGGGCTGCCGGTAAATACCATCCTGATCATCCCTTTATCCGACAAGGCTAAGAAGGAAGGTGAGGGAATAACACAGGAAGTGGTATCTTTTATTACCCATAAGGTAAGACGGAAAGAAACCCTGTACAGCATTGCCGGATTATACAATGTTGGTGTAGACGATATCAAAAGGTATAATAAGGAGTTATACAGCAGGCAACTGAAAAAACGGGAAAAAATACGGATACCCCGGTACGAACATAAAACCGTGGAGGTATTCAAGGATACCGAACCCGAAGAAAGTACGAAAACTTATATTGTACAGGCAAAAGAAGGAAAATGGAGGGTGGCCTATAAACACGGGATCACCATTGAAGAACTGGAAGAACTGAACCCCGATATGGGAGATGTGCTTCAGGAAGGACAGGAAGTACAGGTGCCCGACCATCCCGAAAAGGCGGAGAAAGACATAGATGATAACCATAATTATTATATAGTTCAGCCCAAAGAAGGGTTTTACAGGCTCAAGGTAAAGCTCGGTGTGAGCCGGGAAGAACTGGAAGAACTGAACCCCGAATTGAAGGAAGACGGCCTGAAGGCGGGAATGGTGCTCAAGCTGCCGCAGTCTATTTCCGGTAACCTGGCAGTCAGTGACGGGGTGGTAACTGAAAAGTTCCACCTTATCGATAGCATAGACCGAAGGTCGGTGAGCAATATTGCACTGGTGCTGCCCTTCAAATTGAATGAAATAGGAGCAGGAGATGATTTTAAGGAAAAAATAAAAAACAGCAAACTGCTGAGCCGTTCCCTCGACTTTTATACCGGTGTCCTTGTAGCGCTGGATTCTGCAAAGCAACTGGGGCTCACAGTGAATGCCAGGATACTGGACAGCAGGGCGAACTCCGTAGGGGCCGACAGATTGCTGGCCTCAGGTAATTTCCGGGATGTCGATGCCGTTATCGGGCCGTTCCTTTCCACACCTTTTAATGAGGTTGCGGGAGGGGTAGACGGTACTCCGGTGTTTTTGCCGTTTTCCGGTAATATTCGGTCACTTGACAATATTTTCCAGACAGTGCCCGACGACCAGATCCTGCGCGATAAAATGATCAGTTACCTCAAAAAGAATGCGCAGGGACAACAGGTCATTGTTATTGCCGATTCCCGAAATTCCGGGGTACGGGACATCCTGCTCCGTGAAATTGACGGAGCCAGGGCACTCAATCCCGAAGAAGATAAGTTCATACGTCTCGATGACCTGAAAGGAATGCTGAGTGAGGTCAAGGAGAACTGGGTTATTGTAGAGACCAACGATATCGTAATGTTAACCAATGTTACGGGCATGTTGAATTCAGCCAGGTCGGAAGAACGCAAAATAACCATGTTCACAACCAAAAAAGGCAGTGCGTTCGATTCGGAAAGCGTTTCCAATTTTCACCTTGCCAACCTGAACTTTCACTATCCTACCGTAGACAAGGCCTCTGCTGAAGATAGCGCTTTCGTGAAGGCGTATAAAGACAGGTTTGGCATTACCCCGAATCGCTATGCTGCGAGAGGATATGACCTTACACTCGATGTTGTGCTGCGACTTGCTTATGATAAGAACCTGTTTGAAACCGCTCCGCGGATAGGGGAAACGGCATATGTGGAAAACAAGTTCAATTATCAAAAGAAATCCTTCGGAGGCTATTACAATACCGGTGTGTATATCGTGAAATATAATGATAAACTGGAAATAGAAGAAGCAGAATAGAATGACTTCAAAAGTAACCTACAAAGGCGACCTGCGAACGGTGTGCGAACACCTGCGGTCGGGAAATACTTTTACTACCGATGCCCCTACCGACAATAACGGCAAGGGAGAAGCCTTTTCCCCTACAGATACGGTGGCCACCGCACTGGCCAGTTGTATGCTGACCGTTATGGGGATAAAAGCACGCGAACTGGAAGTAGACCTCACAGAGGCAACAGCGGAAGTGACCAAGGTTATGGCTGCCAACCCGAGGCGTATATCGGGAATTAAGATTGTTATGAATTTTCCCGTTGCCCCGGGAGATAAGAGCAGGAAAATACTGGAGCACACGGCAAATACCTGCCCCGTACACCACAGCCTGCATCCGGATATAAATAAAGAGATCATCTTCAACTGGGGAAAAACTTCGGCCTGAAGCTTTTTTCATATTGTCCCCCTTACCGATTCCTCTTTAAATACGGTAAAAAACGAAAGGACACCGGTTTTTGCTTAACATTCCCTTAAAATTTCGTTTTATTATTCCTCCATAAATAAAAACAATAGTCCTGTTTTAAGGGATATTTCACCCTTGTTTTAACAATTTTGTATTTTGTCCATATTCAAAATATCAAATACGTAAAATAGGAGAGGGGTTGACTGTGTTTATTGCGAATTATCTGCTAAAGAAAAGGAGATATTAAAAACTTTAAAATGTGTTGGCGATTTCGTATTTTTGCTGGACTTTCAAAATAAAAAACTTTATAGACAATGGCTTTTGATATTGATATGATTCAAAAGGTCTACGCTGGAATAGCCGAGCGGGTGGATAAAGCCCGTGAAGTGGTAGGTAAGCCGCTGACCTTATCCGAAAAGATTTTATATGCCCACCTGTGGGACGGAAACCCCACAGAGGCATTTGAAAGAGGGAAGGACTATGTGGATTTTGCCCCGGACAGGATCGCTTGCCAGGATGCTACGGCACAAATGGCCCTGTTGCAGTTTATGCACGCCGGGAAACCCCAGGTAGCCGTGCCCACTACAGTACACTGTGATCACCTGATCCAGGCCAAGGTAGGGGCTGATAAGGATCTGAAGAAAGCCAACGAAACCAGTAATGAAGTATTTGACTTCCTGGGATCGGTATCCAATAAGTACGGAATAGGTTTCTGGAAACCCGGAGCCGGGATCATTCACCAGGTTGTACTTGAAAATTACGCTTTCCCCGGAGGGATGATGATCGGTACGGATTCACATACTGTAAATGCCGGAGGACTCGGGATGATCGCCATTGGTGTCGGTGGTGCCGATGCTGTGGACGTTATGGCCGGAATGCCCTGGGAACTTAAATTTCCCAAACTGATCGGGGTAAAGCTTACCGGAAAACTTTCCGGGTGGGCAGCACCGAAAGATGTTATCCTGAAGGTTGCCGGGATCCTTACCGTAAAAGGAGGAACCGGGGCTATCGTCGAATACTTCGGAGAAGGCGCCAAGGCAATGTCCTGCACAGGTAAGGGAACCATCTGCAACATGGGGGCCGAAGTAGGGGCAACCACATCTACCTTCGGATATGATGAATCCATGGACCGTTATCTGCGCGCTACGGATCGCGAAGATGTTGCCGATGCGGCCAGGGAAGTGAAAGAATACCTTACGGCAGACCCGGAAGTGTATGAAAACCCGGAACAGTATTTCGACCAGGTGATCGAGATCAACCTTTCTGAGTTGGAACCGCATCTCAACGGACCGTTTACCCCGGACCTGGCTACGCCGATTTCCAAAATGAAGGAAGCGGCAAAAGAAAACGACTGGCCGCTCAAGGTTGAATACGGACTTATAGGGTCCTGTACCAACTCTTCCTATGAAGATATTTCCAGGGCAGCTTCGCTGGCCCGGCAGGTTTCGGATAAAAAACTGAAAACAAAATCGAACTTTACCATTACGCCCGGATCGGAACAGGTGCGTTTTACGATAGAGAGGGACGGCTTTATAGATACGTTCAATAAGATCGGCGCTACGGTGTTTGCCAATGCCTGTGGCCCGTGTATCGGTATGTGGGATCGCGCAGGTGCTGAAAAGGAAGAGCGTAACACTATTGTACACTCATTCAACAGGAACTTTGCCAAAAGGGCTGACGGAAACCCCAATACCCTGGCTTTTGTAGGGTCTCCCGAACTGGTGACCGCCATAGCTATTTCCGGAAGGCTCGACTTTGACCCGCTGAATGACAAACTGATCAATGAAGATGGTGAGGAAGTGATGCTCGACGAGCCGAGGGGGTATGAACTTCCGCCGGAAGGTTTTGCCGTGGAAGATGCCGGATATCAGGCACCCGCAGAAGATGGCAGTGATGTGGAAGTATCCGTATCGCCAACGTCAGAGCGTTTACAGCTGCTCACACCCTTCGAGCCGTGGGACGGAAAAAACATTACCGGGGCGAGACTGCTTATCAAGGCCCACGGAAAATGTACTACAGACCATATTTCGATGGCGGGACCCTGGTTGCGTTTCCGCGGACACCTCGACAATATTTCCAATAACTGTCTGATCGGTGCGGTAAATGCGTTCAACATGAAAACCAATTTCGTGAAGAACCAGCTCACAGGTGAGTACGGTGGCGTACCGGATACGCAAAGGGAATATAAAGCAGCCGGAATACCTACCATAGTGGTAGGAGATCATAATTACGGTGAAGGTTCTTCCCGTGAACATGCGGCGATGGAGCCCCGTCACCTCGGTGTGAAAGTGGTACTCGTAAAATCGTTTGCACGTATCCACGAAACCAACCTCAAAAAGCAGGGTATGCTTGCGCTTACATTTGATAATGAGAATGATTACGATCTCATTCAGGAAGATGATACCTTTAACCTGGTTGACCTGGAAGAGTTTGCTCCCAATAAACCGCTGACCCTCGAAGTGGTGCACAGCGATGGCAGCAAAGATGTGATCAAAACCAATCACAGCTATAATGAAGGACAGATCGCATGGTTTAAAGCGGGCTCTGCATTAAACCTGATTGCTGCTGCCGGTAAAGCATAAGTTGAACGGTATATAAAATAAATGAATAAAGAGAAAACTCCCGTAACAGGGAGTTTTTTATTTTTGTAACAGCATCGGGAATGCAATATCCGATAAAAAAATAAAAGGTGAAGAGACGTACCGTACTGAATATACTGTTGATACTGGCCGTATTGGCTTTTTTTGTGACACCCCTGGGAGATGAAAGCAAGATCTTGCTCAATAAATGGTTTGCATCCGGTCCGGAAATAATACAAGCGGGGGAAAGGGAAAAAATATCGGATTACGATTGGAAATTGAAAGATGAAAACTGGGAGATATTCAATTTCAAACGGTCCGAAGGGCGTGTTGTCTTTGTAAATTTCTGGGCATCATGGCGTATACCCTCCGTAGCCGAAAGAGCTGCTGTGCAAAGGTTATATGATGATTACAGGGACAAAGTGGACTTTTATATCATTACCGATGAAAAGCGGGAGCCGGTAAAAGCGTTTATGCAGCAAAGAGATTATACTTTTCCGGTAACGTACCTGATTATAGGTGAAAAAATGCCCTTTGATGCCACGAAGGTCCCCTCCGGATATATTGTGGATAAAGAAGGAAATGTGGCCGTAAAACACGAGGGAGTTGCAGACTGGGACAGTGGGGCCGTAAGGCAGTTGCTGGATAAGTTGACGGAATAGGACTGCGCTATTCGGTCCGGATTATTGACCGGAAATTGTTTGTATTATGAAAACCAAAAAACAACAGCTTTATAACCTTGCCCTGCTGCTTTTTGCAGTACTTGTCCTGTTTACCCCTGTAGGGACCACGTTAAAAATATGGGTCAACAGAGTTGTTGCTTTCAGTCCCTCCGAGATCCTTGCGGAAGAACGGGATAACATAGGCAATTATAACTGGAATTTGAGGTCGCTTGAGGGAGAAGTATACGACTTTAATACGGCCCGGGATAAAGTGGTGCTCATCAATTTCTGGGCCAGCTGGTGTCCGCCGTGTATTGCGGAAATGCCGGATATGCAAAGGCTTTACAAGCAATATGGGAATAAGATGGTATTTCTGTTTGTCACCGGTGAAGAACCGGAAAAAGTAAAAACCTTTCTGAAGGAAAAAAATTGGGCGTTACCCGTATATTTTCCGGTCAGTAAGGTTCCGGAAAAGCTGTTTTCCGAAAGCATACCCGCCACATGGGTTATTGATAAGGAGGGAAATATTGTCATACGGAAAAAGGGGACGGCAAATTGGGATAGTGCTAAGGTAAAAAACATTCTGGACAGGTTATTACAGGAGTAAGTTTAACTTTACATGTGAAAAACAGTTGCCATAAATTTTTTGTGCTATTTTGGGGTTATAAGGATGTTAAACGTGCTTTGTTGCTCTGTCAGTTTTGCCCGGTTAAAACAGTTTATGCAGTGGAATTTGGTTTTGTACCCAGGTCATTAATGAGTTGATCGAGACTTTCGTCTTTTTGCAGTTTCAATTTCTGTTTGAGCCGGTAGCGTGCCATTCGGATACTTTTTGGGCTGACATTTAGCTTTATGGAAATTTCCTTGTTGGTAAGTCCCATCAGTATATAGGAACAGTACTTCAAATCGAGACGGGTGAGTTTGTTTTCTGCCTTTTGCTGGAGGCCGGCAATAAACTCGGGGCGTATTTCTGCAAATTCAGTTTTGATGTCGTCATAGCCCTTGTCTACTTCGTAATTTTTGGAGATCAGCCGGTTGATCTGCCGGTACAGGGGATCATTGCTGTCCAGGGAGTTGAGTTTCTCCCGGAGGTCGTGCAGGAGGGTGTTTTTTTCCTCTACCTGCAAGGTGCCGGCCAGGAGTTCTTTTTCGAGCCGGTCCAGGCGTTCCTGCATGAGTTCGCGTTCGGCCTGCAGGCGGGCGGTTTCCTCAGCTTTAAGGTTAGCTTGGAGCTCAGCTTCGTTCTTTTCGCCGGTAAGCAATAATTGCCGTTGCTGGGATGCTTTTAGTCTGAAATGATACGACCGGAACAGAAAAAACAGGGCCACCAGCCCGGCAGCGATCAGGATCAGGTAATAGCGGTTCAGTTTTTTTGTAAAAGCAGCTTCCTGTTGAGCGGCCGCGAGGGCCAATTCTTTCTTTTCAGATTGGTATTGCGCTTCGAGTTTCTGGGTGATGGAGAGTTTTTTTTCGTCAAAGAACTCGTTATCAAACCTCATATATTGTTTGTAATAGGCCAGCGCTTTGGCGTTATCACCACTCTGCTCGGCCACCTTGGCGAGGACACTGCTGATACGCATTTTTATCTGGGCACCGCTCTTGGGATTGCTGGAAATTTCCGTCATCGCCATATTCAATAGCTTTTCTGCCTGATTGTAATCGCCCTCTTTTCTGGCATATTCGCTTAAAATACCATAACTGTTGACAATAATATCCGGATACCTGGATTCCCTTCCTGCTTTAATCGCCTGATCGAGGTATACCCGGGCACTGTCTTTATAGGTAAGCGGATAGAACTCATAATA contains the following coding sequences:
- a CDS encoding PBP1 and LysM peptidoglycan-binding domain-containing protein; its protein translation is MNRFVVVLLVMLFGCFSYAQEFDTHAVKRGETIQSIARKYQVSPSDIMRLNPEVKNGLPVNTILIIPLSDKAKKEGEGITQEVVSFITHKVRRKETLYSIAGLYNVGVDDIKRYNKELYSRQLKKREKIRIPRYEHKTVEVFKDTEPEESTKTYIVQAKEGKWRVAYKHGITIEELEELNPDMGDVLQEGQEVQVPDHPEKAEKDIDDNHNYYIVQPKEGFYRLKVKLGVSREELEELNPELKEDGLKAGMVLKLPQSISGNLAVSDGVVTEKFHLIDSIDRRSVSNIALVLPFKLNEIGAGDDFKEKIKNSKLLSRSLDFYTGVLVALDSAKQLGLTVNARILDSRANSVGADRLLASGNFRDVDAVIGPFLSTPFNEVAGGVDGTPVFLPFSGNIRSLDNIFQTVPDDQILRDKMISYLKKNAQGQQVIVIADSRNSGVRDILLREIDGARALNPEEDKFIRLDDLKGMLSEVKENWVIVETNDIVMLTNVTGMLNSARSEERKITMFTTKKGSAFDSESVSNFHLANLNFHYPTVDKASAEDSAFVKAYKDRFGITPNRYAARGYDLTLDVVLRLAYDKNLFETAPRIGETAYVENKFNYQKKSFGGYYNTGVYIVKYNDKLEIEEAE
- a CDS encoding OsmC family protein, with amino-acid sequence MTSKVTYKGDLRTVCEHLRSGNTFTTDAPTDNNGKGEAFSPTDTVATALASCMLTVMGIKARELEVDLTEATAEVTKVMAANPRRISGIKIVMNFPVAPGDKSRKILEHTANTCPVHHSLHPDINKEIIFNWGKTSA
- a CDS encoding aconitate hydratase, which translates into the protein MAFDIDMIQKVYAGIAERVDKAREVVGKPLTLSEKILYAHLWDGNPTEAFERGKDYVDFAPDRIACQDATAQMALLQFMHAGKPQVAVPTTVHCDHLIQAKVGADKDLKKANETSNEVFDFLGSVSNKYGIGFWKPGAGIIHQVVLENYAFPGGMMIGTDSHTVNAGGLGMIAIGVGGADAVDVMAGMPWELKFPKLIGVKLTGKLSGWAAPKDVILKVAGILTVKGGTGAIVEYFGEGAKAMSCTGKGTICNMGAEVGATTSTFGYDESMDRYLRATDREDVADAAREVKEYLTADPEVYENPEQYFDQVIEINLSELEPHLNGPFTPDLATPISKMKEAAKENDWPLKVEYGLIGSCTNSSYEDISRAASLARQVSDKKLKTKSNFTITPGSEQVRFTIERDGFIDTFNKIGATVFANACGPCIGMWDRAGAEKEERNTIVHSFNRNFAKRADGNPNTLAFVGSPELVTAIAISGRLDFDPLNDKLINEDGEEVMLDEPRGYELPPEGFAVEDAGYQAPAEDGSDVEVSVSPTSERLQLLTPFEPWDGKNITGARLLIKAHGKCTTDHISMAGPWLRFRGHLDNISNNCLIGAVNAFNMKTNFVKNQLTGEYGGVPDTQREYKAAGIPTIVVGDHNYGEGSSREHAAMEPRHLGVKVVLVKSFARIHETNLKKQGMLALTFDNENDYDLIQEDDTFNLVDLEEFAPNKPLTLEVVHSDGSKDVIKTNHSYNEGQIAWFKAGSALNLIAAAGKA
- a CDS encoding TlpA family protein disulfide reductase, producing MKRRTVLNILLILAVLAFFVTPLGDESKILLNKWFASGPEIIQAGEREKISDYDWKLKDENWEIFNFKRSEGRVVFVNFWASWRIPSVAERAAVQRLYDDYRDKVDFYIITDEKREPVKAFMQQRDYTFPVTYLIIGEKMPFDATKVPSGYIVDKEGNVAVKHEGVADWDSGAVRQLLDKLTE
- a CDS encoding TlpA family protein disulfide reductase translates to MKTKKQQLYNLALLLFAVLVLFTPVGTTLKIWVNRVVAFSPSEILAEERDNIGNYNWNLRSLEGEVYDFNTARDKVVLINFWASWCPPCIAEMPDMQRLYKQYGNKMVFLFVTGEEPEKVKTFLKEKNWALPVYFPVSKVPEKLFSESIPATWVIDKEGNIVIRKKGTANWDSAKVKNILDRLLQE
- a CDS encoding helix-turn-helix transcriptional regulator; its protein translation is MIRSLFVCFLIGLATLFRPSEIQAQSIVIDSLNTVIDNPGAANGDRIKAMGKLAEIMARNKRSGEALKTAKEALELSYPEKDKGYSAIVHSILSYLYFQQDSITLAFQAADSSQWYASRTADKIVQGRVLSQKGWLENMMGNRDKAYKYMLEALRMFEGEKAFPYQSSIYHRLAAIYAYWEEPEKQWYYTKRCLSTALKSGNPDIIANAYLSMSGSYLNRFRRDSSQRQLLDSSKYYNKLILKLTELKQKYITTPGIKGIAALNMANLYYEFYPLTYKDSARVYLDQAIKAGRESRYPDIIVNSYGILSEYARKEGDYNQAEKLLNMAMTEISSNPKSGAQIKMRISSVLAKVAEQSGDNAKALAYYKQYMRFDNEFFDEKKLSITQKLEAQYQSEKKELALAAAQQEAAFTKKLNRYYLILIAAGLVALFFLFRSYHFRLKASQQRQLLLTGEKNEAELQANLKAEETARLQAERELMQERLDRLEKELLAGTLQVEEKNTLLHDLREKLNSLDSNDPLYRQINRLISKNYEVDKGYDDIKTEFAEIRPEFIAGLQQKAENKLTRLDLKYCSYILMGLTNKEISIKLNVSPKSIRMARYRLKQKLKLQKDESLDQLINDLGTKPNSTA